The genomic DNA ATCAAAAGTAACTTCAAAACCGGTCATAAATGTCCCGGGCTGTCCTCCGAGCGAGAAAAATATCGTGGGCAACGTCCTTCACTACATACTTTTCGGTACTTTACCCGCACTTGACGTATTTAACCGTCCAAAGTGGGCTTACGGGCTTAGGATCCACGATCTTTGCGAAAGACGCGGTAGGTTTGACGCGGGTGAGTTTGTGCAGACCTTTGGCGACGAGGGCGCAAAAAACGGCTATTGCCTCTACAAAGTCGGCTGTAAAGGCCCATATACGTTTAATAACTGCTCTCGCGAGAGATTTAACCAGCACACTAGCTGGCCGGTGCAGGCGGGTCACGGCTGCATAGGTTGCTCGGAGCCTGATTTTTGGGATACGATGGGGCCTTTTGAGGAGCCGATGGCAGATAGGCTGTTTAACACCGTTTTAGGCCTAGGCGCCGATAATGTCAGCGATAAAATCGGCATCGGAGTGCTGGCGCTCGCAGGTATCGGTATAGCAGCGCACGCCGCGATAAGCATTTTTGCTAAAGACAAAGAGGAGGCGTAAAAATGAGCGAGCAAAGAATAGTAATAGACCCGATAACCAGGATAGAAGGCCACCTGCGCATAGAAGTCGTCGTAGATGAAAATAACGTAGTTAAAGAAGCCTACTCGGGCTCGACGCTTTGGCGCGGCATAGAGCAGGTCGTAAAGGGGCGCGATCCGAGGGATGCGGGATTTTTCATGCAGAGGATTTGCGGAGTTTGTACGTTTTCGCACTACCGCGCGGGCATCATGGCCGTCGAGAACGCGCTAGGCATCGTCCCTCCGCTAAACGCTCAGCTAACGCGCACGCTGATGAACAACGCCCTTTATATGCACGATCACGTAGTGCATTTTTATCAGCTTCACGGCCTTGACTGGACGGACGTGGTTTCGGCTCTAAGCGCGGACGTACGCAAGGCTAGCGACGAGGCGTTTAAATACTGCGATACACCTTATGCGACCGGCGCAGATAAGCTAAAAGAGGTAAAAGAGCGCGTCGAAGCCTTTGTGAAAAAGGGAAATTTAGGACCTTTTGCCAACGCCTACTGGGGACATCCGACCTATAAATTTACGCCGGAGCAAAATTTGATCGTGCTTTCGCACTATTTAGAGTGCCTAAGGATACAAAGAACGGTAGCGCAGATGATGGCGATATTTGGATCCAAAAACCCGCACCCGCAAAGCCTAACCGTAGGCGGCGTGACCTGCGTCATGGACCTACTTGATCCTGCAAGACTGGGCGAATACCTAACCAAATTTCATGAAACGGCCGATTTTATTAACAGGGCATATTATCCAGATCTCGTCATGGCTGCCAAAGCCTACGGTAGCGAGCCTAGCGTGCTAAAAGACATCGGCGTGTCAAATTTGTTCGCTTATGACGAGTTTTTAGTCGGTAGAAACGAGTATCTGATCCAGGGCGGTGCTATCCTAAACGGCGATATCAGCAAGGTTTACGAAGTGAACGGCGATAAGATCACCGAGGAAGCCACTCGCGCATGGTATAAAAACCCGGCCCCGCTGCATCCGTATGACGGCGAAACTGAGCCAAACTACACCGGCCTAAAAGATATGAAAACTTTAGACGGTTACGGCAAAGAGGTGGATACTAAAGTCTTTGACGAAAAAGGCAAATATAGCTGGATCAAAGCTCCTCGTTATGAGGGCAAACCTATGCAGGTGGGCCCGGTAGCTAGCATCGTGATAAACTACGCCAAAGGCAACGAGCGCGTGGTAAAGATCGTAGATAAATTTTTAAAAGACACGGGGCTTCCGCTCGAGGCGGTATTTTCTACGCTGGGTAGAACCGCAACCAGGATGCTAGAGGCCAAACTAGTAGCCGATCACGGACTAACCGCCTTTAATAGCTTAGTAGAAAATCTAAAAACCGATCAAGAAACCTGCGCGAAGTACGTCATAGATAACGGCAAAGAGTATAAGGGAAATTTCCAAGGTAATGCCCCTCGCGGAGCGCTCAGCCACTGGTGCCGTATAAAGGGCGGCGTGATAACCAACTGGCAAGCCGTCGTGCCTAGTACGTGGAACGCCTCGCCAAAAGACGCCTCAAACGTACGTGGAAGCTACGAGGAGTGCCTCATCGGGCTAAAGATCGCCGATCTAACCAAGCCTCTTGAGATCATACGCAAGATCCACTCGTACGATCCTTGTATCGCATGCGCCGTGCACGTGATGGATGCGCGCGGCAAGCGGCTAGGCGAATACAAAATCAACCCGAATTTGTGAAAGGAGCGACTATGAGCGAGCATAAATTTGACTGCAAAAGCGAGTATGAATTTTCCATCGGGCTTAGAGCGACGCACTGGATCAGGTTTTTTGCCATCACATTTTTAGTCGTGAGCGGATACTATATATCGTATGTTTTTGTTAGCCCCGAGGTCGCGACCGAGCCGGTGCTGTTTATGAACGCCAAGTTGCGCGCGGCTCATCAGATCGCGGGATTTATCTTGATAGCGTGCTTTATTTTCAAGCTCTACCTATTTATATTTGATAAATACAGCCGTAAAGAGGTCGTTAGTATCGTCGATTTTTTTAATCCCAAAGTCTGGATAGCGCAGATAAAATACTACCTGTTTTTAGGCCCGCACCCGCATCTAAGGGGCGTTTATAACCCGCTTCAGTTTGCGTCGTATTTTTTCTTTTATCTGGTGCTTTTTCTGATCTGCCTAACGGGCCTCGTGCTCTATGTCCACGTCTATCACGAGGGACTTGGCGGGCTACTTTACGAGCCGATGAGGCAGTGCGAGGAGCTCATGGGCGGGCTGGCAAACGTCCGCACGATACACCGCATATGCATGTGGATTATCATGGTTTTTGTCGTAGCGCACGTGTATATGGCAGTATTTAACGCTGTAAAAGGCAAAAACGGAGCTATGGACGCCATCGTAAGCGGCTATAAATTCGTAAAAGACGAGCACTGATGCGCGTTTTGGTGCTAGGTATCGGCAACGTGATGTTTGGCGACGAGGGCGTGGGGGTGCATTTTGTCAAAATGATGGATCGAAACTACAAATTTAGCCCTAAAAACGGGGATAAATTTGACTCGTCAAATTTGAGCGGTAAATTTCGCTCGTCAAATTTGGACGTCGCAAACTCAAATTTAAGTAGCGATCTCGCTCGTAGCGACGGCTCTAAATTTAACGCAGACGGCGCAAATTTGGAGCTAAAATTTATTGACGGCGGTACGCTAGCCATGGCGCTCACGCCCGTTATTGCTTGGGCGGATGCTTTGATAGTTGCCGACTGCATCAGCGCCGAGGGCGGCGAGACGGGGGACGTGTACTTT from Campylobacter showae CSUNSWCD includes the following:
- a CDS encoding HyaD/HybD family hydrogenase maturation endopeptidase, which gives rise to MRVLVLGIGNVMFGDEGVGVHFVKMMDRNYKFSPKNGDKFDSSNLSGKFRSSNLDVANSNLSSDLARSDGSKFNADGANLELKFIDGGTLAMALTPVIAWADALIVADCISAEGGETGDVYFFGYEQMPPAVSWNGSAHEVEMLETLRLMELAGDLPRTKILGIVPKRIEPMSFELSAQAQEGANLMEKTLLNELSQLGFNYEKIANFSVSDIALEFSKKGAI
- the cybH gene encoding Ni/Fe-hydrogenase, b-type cytochrome subunit, coding for MSEHKFDCKSEYEFSIGLRATHWIRFFAITFLVVSGYYISYVFVSPEVATEPVLFMNAKLRAAHQIAGFILIACFIFKLYLFIFDKYSRKEVVSIVDFFNPKVWIAQIKYYLFLGPHPHLRGVYNPLQFASYFFFYLVLFLICLTGLVLYVHVYHEGLGGLLYEPMRQCEELMGGLANVRTIHRICMWIIMVFVVAHVYMAVFNAVKGKNGAMDAIVSGYKFVKDEH
- a CDS encoding nickel-dependent hydrogenase large subunit; amino-acid sequence: MSEQRIVIDPITRIEGHLRIEVVVDENNVVKEAYSGSTLWRGIEQVVKGRDPRDAGFFMQRICGVCTFSHYRAGIMAVENALGIVPPLNAQLTRTLMNNALYMHDHVVHFYQLHGLDWTDVVSALSADVRKASDEAFKYCDTPYATGADKLKEVKERVEAFVKKGNLGPFANAYWGHPTYKFTPEQNLIVLSHYLECLRIQRTVAQMMAIFGSKNPHPQSLTVGGVTCVMDLLDPARLGEYLTKFHETADFINRAYYPDLVMAAKAYGSEPSVLKDIGVSNLFAYDEFLVGRNEYLIQGGAILNGDISKVYEVNGDKITEEATRAWYKNPAPLHPYDGETEPNYTGLKDMKTLDGYGKEVDTKVFDEKGKYSWIKAPRYEGKPMQVGPVASIVINYAKGNERVVKIVDKFLKDTGLPLEAVFSTLGRTATRMLEAKLVADHGLTAFNSLVENLKTDQETCAKYVIDNGKEYKGNFQGNAPRGALSHWCRIKGGVITNWQAVVPSTWNASPKDASNVRGSYEECLIGLKIADLTKPLEIIRKIHSYDPCIACAVHVMDARGKRLGEYKINPNL